Below is a genomic region from Candidatus Eisenbacteria bacterium.
TAAGGAGCAAGGTCGCCCGCCGAAAGGCGGGCGTTGCCGAGGTCAATCGTCGGCTCCGGTTCAGTCCGGGATCGACGGCCGCAAAGCCGCAAGGCTGAGCGGATAATGTCGGAAGTCTCCCGACACAAGTTCAGCGATGGCAGGTCGCACCGTTTCCGGTCCGAAGCGCGGCAGGACGAGTCATTCCAGGGTTGGGGTGCGCGGCCGGTGATCGTCCGTTGCCCCGGTGGCGGTCTGGCCGGAGGGCGGGACCGTTGGGGGGCATAGCTCAGTTGGCAGAGCACGAGCTTTGCAAGCTCGGGGTCACCGGTTCGAGCCCGGTTGCCTCCACCAGCCTTCGCGACGAGCGCAGCGGGAAGCGATGGCTGCCATGCTGGAGCCCGAAAAGGCGAAGGCCCCCCGGCGCGCGATGGGGAGCGCTCGTCGGCTACGGCTTGGCATGCCAGAACGGCGTTGCGGGCGCGTAGCTCAGTTGGTTAGAGCGTGTCCCTGATAAGGACAAGGTCCCTGGTTCGATTCCAGGCGCGCCCACCATGCTTCGCTTGGAGCGAAGCGGGGCGGAACGCTCCAGGCTTCGCATGGCCTCCGAAACCTTGGCGAATGAGGAAGGGCGGGGTCGAGTTGGTTGCGAGCTACGGCTGGCAGGGGGCATGGTGGAGTGACAAAACGAAGGAGCAAATGGCCATGAAGAACATGAGGGAAATGATAGGGTTTTGTGGACTAGTCTGTACCGAATGCCTTGCATTCTTGGCAACCCGAAAGGATGACGACAACGAAAGAAAGAAGGTTGCTGAGATATGGTCTAAGCAGTACAACACGAACATTCCGCCGGAGCACATCAACTGTGATGGATGTCTATCGGGAAGTGATAGGCTCTCTTTTGTCACTGTAAAGTCTGCGAAATAAAAAAATGTGGACAAGAGAAGGGTTTGAAGAATTGCGCCTATTGCGATGAATATGCTTGCGAGAAACTC
It encodes:
- a CDS encoding DUF3795 domain-containing protein; protein product: MRKGGVELVASYGWQGAWWSDKTKEQMAMKNMREMIGFCGLVCTECLAFLATRKDDDNERKKVAEIWSKQYNTNIPPEHINCDGCLSGSDRLSFVTVKSAK